A window of Chromohalobacter canadensis genomic DNA:
CGGCGGCGAGACGATGTTGAGGTGCCCAACCGGACGGATGATCAGGCCACGCTGCTGGGCCTCGAAGGCGATACGATCGCCAACCCGCGCCTCTATTGGAAAGAGCGCCTTGGTGTTTTTGTCGGCGACGTTCTCGAGACACATCATGAAATGGCTACCGCGCACGTCGCCCACCGTGGCGTGATGCGACAACGAGGCCAGGCGTTCCTCGAGATAGGGACCCACCTCGCGGACGTTTTCGCAGATCCCCTCGCGCGTGATGATCTCGATGTTCTTGAGCGCCGCCGCGCAGCTCACCGGATGCCCGGAATAGGTGAAGCCGGTGCTCAGCACGCCGCCCGGTCCCTGCGGGGTGGACAGCACGTCGTAGAGCTCGTCGGAGATCAGCGTCGCGCCCAGCGGTGCATAGCCGGACGACAGCCCCTTGGCGCAGTTGATGATATCGGGTTGGGTCTCGTACACCGCCTCGGAGGCGAAGAAGTGCCCCAGGCGACCGAAACCGGTCACGACCTCGTCGGCGATGTAAAGGATGTCGTTGGCGCGACACACTGCCTGCATGCGCCTGTGATAGTCCTTCGGTGCCACCAGCACGCCGCCGGCGCCCATGATCGGCTCGGCGATGAAGGCGGCGATGTTGTCGGCGCCGATCTCGGCGACGGTGTCCTCGAACTCCCGAACCAGGTGATCGCAGTAGTCGGCCTCGCTCATCCCCTCGGGGCGCCGGTAGCAGTTGGCCTCGCTCAGATGGGTGACCAGATGATCGAGGGTGTCGAAGTCCCAATTGTTGCTGGCGATACCGGTCAGGGTGGAGGCGAGGTAGGTGGTGCCGTGATAGGCATTGTTGCGTGAAATGATGCGCTTCTTGGCCGGCTTGCCCAAGCGGTTGAAGTAGTAATGCACCAAACGAATGGTGGCATCGTTGGCCGTCGAGCCGCCGCAGCTGTAGAAGACGTGGTTGAGGTGCGAGGGGGCGAGCTCGGCCAGCTTGGCGGAAAGCTCGGCAGCCGGGGCGTTGGACAGGTTGTTGAAGGTCGAGAAGTAGGCCATGCGGGTGGCCTGGTCGGCCATCGCCTCGCCGATCTCGCGACGGCCATGGCCGACGTTGACGCACCACAGCCCGGCGATGCCGTCGATGAAGCGGTTGCCATGGGCATCCTGGACGTAGATGCCGTCGCTGTCGGTGATCAGGTCGCAGCCTTCCTCATGAAAGGTGCTGAAGTCGGTGAATGGGTGGATGAAGTGATCCTTGTCTTTCTGCCACAGCGCTTGGGCATCGTGGATACGGGTCTCGGTGTTCATGGTGTCGTCTCGCCAGTTAAAAGCGGTCATTGCCGTAATGGGTGGCCGCGATGCGTCGATATGATGCGTCGTTGCCTTCGCAAAGAGCCTAGCGAGGAAAGGGAGGGTGGGAATATATCCTGATAGGGGTATATCGCGGCGACCGGGGAGCCGCCTAATGTGTTCAATGATGCAAATACCTAACAAGCACAAAGGGGGTACCTCATGGCGGTTTCCATTGATGGCCAACGGTTATGGGACAGCCTGATGGCGATGGCCGAGATAGGCCCCACCGAGCACGGTGGCAGTTGTCGCCTGGCCTTGACGCCGGAAGATGCCGCCGGACGACGCTTACTGCTCGACTGGTGCGAGTCGTTGGGCTGTACCTGGCGGGTCGATCGCGTCGGCAACCTCTTCATTCGCCGCGCCGGCCAGCGCGACGACCTCGAGCCGGTGGCCATGGGGAGTCATCTGGACACCCAGCCCAAGGGCGGTCGCTTCGACGGCATTCTTGGCGTCCTGGCCGGGCTCGAAGTGTTGCGCACACTCGCGGACCGCGACATCGTCACCGAGCGGCCGCTGGTACTGGTGGTCTGGACCAACGAGGAAGGCAGCCGCTTCGCGCCAGCCATGGTCGCTTCCGGTACCTACGCCGGTGCGTTCAGCGTCGAGTCGACTTTGGCCCGTGAGGACCGCGATGGCGTGACGTTCGGCGAGGCTCTCGAGGCCTGCGGTTATGCCGGCGAATCGCCGGTCGGCGAACCGCGTCTGGACAGCTTCTTCGAGTTGCACATCGAACAGGGCCCGGTGCTCGAGGAAGAAGGCGAGACCATCGGCGTGGTGACCGGTGTCCAGGGTATGCGCTGGTTCGATGTGACGCTTGCAGGCCAATCGGCCCATGCCGGCCCTACCCCCATGCGCTACCGACGCGATGCCCTGGCCGCGGCGGCGCGCCTGATCGACCGGCTGCAGGCCCATGCCCTGGGCGACGAAAGCGGTGACACCAAGGTGACTTGCGGCTGCCTGGAGATCGTGTCCGCGTCTCGCAATGTGGTGCCAGGCGACGTCAAGCTCACCATCGACCTGCGCCATGTGGTAGAGAACGAACTCGACGCATTGCAGGCGTATTTCGAGGGACTGCTCAACGAAGTGGGCGAGACCTGCGGCGTCACGGTGTCCCAGGAGCGGATCTGGGCCTCGCCGGTGGTCGAGTTCGCCTCCGAGTGCGTCGCGGCGGTGGAACGCGGCGCTCGCGAGCAGGGGCTGAAATACCGTCGCATGATGAGCGGTGCCGGCCACGACGCCGTCTATGTGTCGCGGGTGGCGCCGACGGCCATGATCTTCGTGCCCTGCCGCGACGGCATCAGCCACAACGAGGCTGAATACGCCACGCCGGAAGACTGTGCCGCAGGCACGCAAGTGCTTTGCGATGCGATCCTTGAACGCGCCAACCGCGTGTACTGACATAAGGAGAACAACATGACTCAATCCATAACATCGATTCCCGAAACTCATGCCGATTGGCGGGCGCTGGCCGAGCGCCTGAGTGTCGAAAAGGGCCTCGAGGCGCGTGCCTACATCGATGATGTCTTCGTTGACGCTGCCAGTAGCGAGACCTTCACGACGCTCAATCCGGCCACCGGCGAGACACTCGCCGAAGTGGCCAGCTGCGACGCCACCGATGCCGAGGCTGCGGTGGCCGTGGCCCGGCGCGCCTTCGAAGGTGGCGAGTGGTCACGGCGGGCACCGGGCGAGCGCAAGGCCGTGCTGCTGCGTCTGGCCGAGCTGATGGAGGCCAACAAGCACGAGCTGGCGCTGCTCGATACCCTGGACATGGGCAAGCCGGTGAATAGCTCGCTTGGCGACATGGCCGGGGCCATCGGCTGTATTCGTCATCATGCCGAGTCCATCGACAAGCTCTACGGCGAAATCGCGCCTACCGGCGAGGACAGCCTGGGATTGGTGATGCGCGAGCCGCTGGGTGTGGTGGCGTCGATCGTGCCCTGGAACTTTCCGTTGATGATGACGGCCTGGAAGATCGGCCCAGCACTGGCGGCGGGCAATAGTGTCATCCTCAAGCCCTCGGAAAAATCACCGCTTTCGGCGTTGCGCCTCGCCCAGCTGACTCAGGAAGCCGGCTTTCCGCGCGGCGTTTTTCAGGTACTGCCCGGCTTCGGTCATACCGTGGGCAAGGCCTTGGCACTGTCCATGGGGGTCGACTGCTTGGCCTTTACTGGCTCCACTGGGGTCGGCAAACAGTTGATGCAGTACGCCGGTCAATCGAATCTCAAGAAGGTCTTTCTGGAGTGTGGCGGCAAGAGTCCGAATCTCGTCTTCGCCGACTGCAAGGATCTAGATCTTGTGGCAGAGCATGCCGCGGGGGCGATCTTCCACAACCAGGGCGAGGTGTGCATCGCCGGCTCGCGGCTTCTGGTCGAGAACACGATCCGTGAGGTCTTCGTCGACAAGGTGCTGGCAGCCGCCGAACGCATGCAGCCCGGCGATCCGTTGGATCCGGCGAGCTTCATGGGCGCAATGGTCGATCAGACCCAGTATCAACGCGTACTCGATTATATCCGCCAGGGCGTGGAAGAAGGCGCGAAGCTACGTACCGGCGGTCAGGCGCTGAACGTCGGCGGGGCGAATGGCCAGGGTCTCTTCATCGGGCCGACGGTGTTCGATGGCGTCACCGAATCCATGGCCATCGGCCGGGAGGAAATCTTCGGCCCGGTATTGGCGGTGTTCGGCTTCGATACCGAGGAGGAGGCCGTGCGGCTGGCCAACGACAGCGACTACGGCCTGGCGGCGGGCCTGTGGAGTCAGGACGTCGATCGCATCATGCGCGTCACCCGTCGGCTGCGCTCGGGGCAGGTCTTCGTCAACAACTGGGCGGACATGGACCAGACGGTGCCCTTCGGTGGGGTCAAGCAGTCCGGCAACGGCCGTGACAAGTCCCACCATTCGCTGGAGGAATATTCCGATCTCAAGACCGTTTGGATATCGCTGACGCCTTCGACTTGAACGACGTCACGAGGTCAGTGATGTTCCACGACTCAAGAGGGCGCCGAGGTCTACTGCTCCACGTGGCGCCGCGAGACCAGCGCCACGTGGTCGAGGAAAAGCCGAAAGAGCTGTGACTGGCTGGAAACCTCGAGGCGTTGATAGAGGTGCTTGCGGTGGACCTTGACGGTGCCGTCGCTGATGCCCAGTTCGCGGGCCGCTGATTTGGTGGAGTGGCCCGCCAGCAGCAGGCGCACGATCTCTCGTTCGCGTGCCGTCAGGCGCTCCCGCCCGAAGCTATCGAAGGCTTCTTCCACGGGTTCTCGCTCAGCCAGGCATTGGTGGAAGCGATGTTCCTGCCACTTCCAGTATTCTCCGAGCAGAACTTCCAGTACCGGCGAGATATGGCGTAACGCCAGCATATCCCGGCGGGTGATCCGTGGGGCATCGTCACGGAAGCCCAGTGACACCACCATAACGACGTCCGTATCGACCCTGGCGAACAAGCCGATCTCGTCGGTGAGCCCCAAGGCTCGATAATAGTGATGATAGTAGTCGCTGCTCTCGAAACGATCTGGGGCTAGCTCGCGCAGCCGGTGCGCGCCATTCTCTAGCCCGTCATAGACGGCCTTGAAGAAAGGATCCAGCAGAAAGGCCTGGTTCAAATAGCGTTCGATACCCTGTTCGCGCCGTGTCGGTGGATAGTTGTCGTGTATCAGCAGCGGTCGTCGTTGTCCTTTATAGGTATTGACCAGGATGGTGTCGAAACCGACCAGCTCGCGCAGTGTCTGTTCCAACAGGAGCGGAAAGCCGCTGCCGGTGGCGGCCTGGAACAGGCGGGCCAGATGATGGTGCCAAGCCAGGCTGGCCGCATTGGCGAGGTGATCGGTCGGTGTCACGAAAAATTAGCCTTTGTACGAAAACTGCCTGCGCTCGCCGACTTTTCGGGCATAGCCTAGACCCTGAGCAAAAGGTGCTCGCGCTCCCAGGAGCTGATCACCTGGAAGTACTCGCGGTGCTCGGCGCGCTTGACAGCCAAGTAGCTGTTAGTGAAACGCTCGCCGAGAACCTCGGCCAGTGGCTGACAATCGCGCAACATATCCAGCGCTGGACGGATATCGTCAGGCAGTGTGTGGCCGCCGGACCAGGCCGATCCAATCATCGGCGGACGTGGCTCGAGCTGGCCGAGCATGCCGAGATAGCCGCAGGCCAGCGAAGCTGCCATGACCAGATAAGGATTGGCATCGGCCCCTGCCAGACGGTTTTCGACCCGCGTCGCCTCGGGTGTCGAGACTGGCACTCGCAAACCTACGGTGCGGTTATCGGTACCCCACTCGACGTTGGTCGGCGCCGAGCCGCTGGTTTCAGTGCGCATCAGCCGACGGTAGGAGTTGACGTTGGGCGCCAGCAGCGGCATGGCCGAGGGTAGGTAGTGCTGCAGCCCGCCGATGAACTGCTGGAACAACCGGCTGGACTTGCCATTTTCGCCAGCGAACAGGTTATCACCGGATTCGGCGTCCAATAGGCTCTGATGGAGATGCATCGAACTGCCGGGCTCATTGGCCATCGGCTTGGCCATGAAGGTGGCATACATGCCATGACGGAGCGCCGTTTCGCGCAGGGCGCGCTTGAACATCACTACCTGATCGGCCAGCCGCAGGGGATCGCCGTGCTGGAAGTTGACCTCCATCTGCCCGGCGCCTTCTTCGTGAATCAGAGTATCCAGGTCGAGGTCCATAGCATCGCAGTAGTCGTACATCTCCTCGAAGAGCGGATCGAACTCGTTGACCGCATCGATGGAGAACGACTGACGGCTGCTTTCCTGACGGCCGTTGCGGCCGATCGGTGGCTCGAGAGGATAGTCTGAGTCGGTGTTGGTCTTGACCAGAAAGAACTCGACCTCGGGCGCGACGATTGGCTTCCAGCCGCGCGCCTCGTAGAAGGATAATACCCGCTTGAGCACGTGGCGGGGGGAAAGTTCCACCGGCTCGCCGGTCAGGTAGTGGCAATCGTGGATGATCTGAGCGGTGGCATCATCGGCCCAGGGCACCAGGAAGATGGCGTTGGGATCGGGCACCAACTCCATGTCCCGCTCGGCAGGGTTCCAGAAGTGAATATCATCGTCATCGGGATAGCCGCCGGTGACGGTCTGGATGAAGATCGAATCCGGTAGTCGCGGACGGCCGCCGCCCAGGTACTTGCCGGCGGGCATGATCTTGCCTTTGAGAATGCCGGTGAGGTCGGTGACCAGGCATTCCACCTCGGTGATGCCGCGAGTCTGAAACCAGTCGTTGAAGTGGGGATGTTCCTGACGGTTACTCATGGGGGTTCCTTGCTCTGCAGATGGCTCCCCGGCCGGATGGCCGGGGCCTGTCGTTTCAGCGTGACTGGACCTCTGACCAAAACTGCTGGAAGACCTGCAGTTGTTCGCCCTCGAGACTGGGTGTGAAGTACAGCCGTTGCATGTCTTCCTCCGACGGCTGGATCGGAGGCTGGGTCAGTATTTCGTCGAGGTAGGGCTGAGCCGCCGCATTGGGGCTGGCGTAGTAGTTGTAGTTGGAGAGCTGAGCGCCGATCTTGGCGTCGAGGATGAAGTTGATGAACTTGTGGGCCAACTCGGGATGGGGCGCCTTGGAAGGGATCAGCATGGTGTCGACCCACATCTCGGTGCCTTCGTCGGGAATCATGAACTTGATGTTCTCGAAAGAATCCGGGTTATCCTCGCTGTAGAAGAGATAGTCACCGTTGTAGCTCAAGGCGACGTGCGTTACGCCACGCGCCAGTTGTTGCAGGCTCGGCGTGCCGTCGACGAAGCCGCTGAAGTTGTCGCGATTCTTGGTCTCGATCAGCAGCCTTGCGGCCTCCTTCCAGGCCTCGTTGTCGGTGCAGTCATAGCCGTGGCCGAGATAAGCGCAGGCACCGCCCATGGTGACCTGTCCATCGCCCATCAGCGCGAAAGGGTGCCCCGGATTGACCTCGGAGTCGAACATCAGCGACCAGCTCTTGGGGGCGTCGGGGAACGTCTCGGCGTTGTACACCAGGCCGGTCACCCCCCACTGGTAAGGTGCCGAATAGGTGCTCTGCGGATCGTAGCTGGGGCTTTCGAACTGCTCCATGACGTTGTCCAAGTTGGGAATCTTGGACTTGTCGAGCTTCTGTACCATGCCGGTCTCGATGAGCCGCGGCACGTAGTAGTTGGACGGTACGATGATGTCGTACTGCGACACTCCGCCTGCATTGAGTTTGGCAAACATCTCGGGTAGCGAGTTGTAGTAGTTCTGCACCACCTCGGCGTCGTACTTCTCCTCGAAGGCCTTGATGATCGCCGGGTCCATGTACTGGGTCCAGTTGAACAGATACAGCTTGTTGTCGTCTTGGGCCTGGACGCCGCTGGCCAGCAGCAGACCTCCGAGTGTAGCGGCGATTCTTGTGGTCATTGTTTTCATCGTTTCGCTCTCCTTCGGTGCTACGTTTTGTTGGTGCTACATCGTTTTGACAGGAAGCGCCTAGCGGCGTCCCTGCCGGTTGAACAGCATGCTGAATATCGCGGCTATGGCCACAGCGCTTATCATCAAGGTGGCGATCGCATTGATCTCCGGCGTCACCCCCTTCTTGATGGCGCTCCAGATATAGATCGGCAAGGTGGCGCTTTCCGGACCTGCCGTGAAGAAACTGATCACGAAGTCGTCGATCGACAGCGTAAACGACAGGAAAAAGGCGGAAATCAACGCCGGTTTGATGGTCGGCACCATGAAGTGCACCACGCGCTTGAGCGGCGACGCATAGAGGTCCTTGGCGGCCTCGAACAGCGTCGGGTCCAGGCCGACGAAGCGCGAGTAGACGATCAGCGCCACGAAAGGGATCTGGAACGTCACATGCGCGATGATCATGGTGCCGAGTCCTGGCTTCAGTAGGCCGGTCCAGTCATGGATCTGCACGAAGAAAGCCATCTCGGAGATGCCGAAGACGATATCCGGCAGCACGATCGGCAGGTAGATCAGAGCGATTAGCCAGCCCAGCTTGCGGTGGCGATGACGATACATGCCGTAGCCGATCAAGCATCCAATCACCAGCGCTATGATCGAGGAGCTCACCGCCAGTACCAGGCTGTTACCGAAGGCGTCGATGATCTGTTCGTTGTCGAACAGTCTGCGATACCAGGCCAGCGAGAAGCTCTCGAAAATGGCTGTGCTGTTGGCTGAATTGAACGAGAACAGCACGATCACGAACAAGGGGATGTAGAGGAAGAATAGCGTCCCCCACCAGATGCCGGCGAGGCCGCGTGCAAGCGTTCGCTTTCTCATATCACTACCTCCTCACCGCCACCCAGGCGCTTTCCGATACGCCGCATGGCGAACAGGCCGATGAATGTCGCGATCAACATTAAAATTGCCCCTGCAGCTCCCAGCGGCCAATTGGAGCTTCCAGAGAACTGGTTGGCGACCAGGTTGCCGAGCATCATGCCCTTACCGCCGCCGAGCAGCTCGGGAATCACGTACATGCCGAAGGCGGGAATCGCCACCAGTACCGTGCCGGCCAGTAGTCCTGGAAGCGTCTGTGGGAAGACAGCGTGCCAAAAAGCTCGCACCGGGCTGGCATAGAGATCTTGCGCGGCTTGCACCTGCGCCGTATCGAGCTTCTCGAAGGCGGCATACAGCGGGAGCACCATGAATGGCAGGAAGTTGTAGACCAGCCCCAGGGTGACCGCGAAGTTGGAGGGGTAGAGCCCCATGTTGGGTGCCACCAGCCCGAGGCTCTCGGCCAGGTTGGACAGCGGTGTGCCCGGTGCCAGCAGGTTCATCCAACCGAAAGCGCGAATCACCTGATTGGTCCACGACGGCACGACGACCAGCAGCAGCAGGATCGGCCGCCACTTCTCACGGCAGGTCGTGATGTAATAGGCCACTGGGTAGGCGATGATTACTACCAGCACCGTGGATACCAGGGTTTGCCACAGCGAGCGCAGCAGCGTGTAGAGATTGCCTGGGCTCCAGCCTAGAAAGCCGACGCCGGCCAGGCGCTCGAAAGAGTCCAGCGACAGCGGCATCTGCGGCAGGCCATAGGGCCCGTTGGTCATGAAGGCCACACCCATCAGGTATGCACTGGGCAACACCAGGAAGGTGAAGATCCAGAATGCCCCTGGGGTCACCGTGAACAGCAGGTGGCGGGTCTCGCGGACCATGGCCCGGCTGCGGGCAGTGGGTACTGCTCCAGGAAAGGACATGTTCGCCTCCTCATTCGCTCAGGGTGACCAGGTCTTCCGGCGCTACCGCCACCGTCACCGTTTCGCCGACCTCGGGCAGGTGACGGCCGCGGTTGTTGACCGTGGCCTGCAGGGTGGTATCGGCGATGGCCAGGCGGAATTCGGCATGGCTACCACGATAGAGCCTCTCGGCCACGGTCGCTGTCAGATGATTGTGACCCTCGACGGCGCCGGGCAGCAGGTCCAGCGTCTCGGGGCGAATCAGCAGTAGCTCGCCGTCACCGGCGTCCTCGGCGGTCAGTTCACCCAGTGCCGTGATCAAACGGTCGCCCTTACGGGCGCTGATCGGATAGAGATTGTCGTGGCCCATGAAGTGCGCTACGAAGGCATTCACGGGGCGCTCGTAGACCTCTCGCGGCGCGCCCACCTGCTGGATGGTGCCGCCATTGAGCACGGCGATACGGTCGGACATGACCATCGCCTCCTGCTGGTCGTGGGTCACGAACACGAAGGTCATGCCGAGTCGCTTCTGCACCCGCAGTAGCTCCACCTGCAATTGGCTGCGCAGCCCGGCATCCAGTGCCGAGAGTGGCTCGTCGAGCAGCAGTACATCGGGCTCGCAAATCAGCGCCCGAGCCAGCGCGATGCGCTGGCGCTGGCCGCCGGAAAGCTGATCGACGTGGCGATCGACCAGGTCGCCGAGCTTGATGAAGTCAGCGATCTCGTCGACCTTGCTGTGGCGCTCAGCCGCTGGCATGCCGCGCATTTTTAGCCCGAAAGCCAGGTTTTCGCGTACCGAAAGATGCGGGAAGAGTGCATAGGACTGGAATACGGTATTGACGCTGCGTTGGTGAGGGGGCATCTCGGTGATGTTCTTGCCGCCTACCACCAGCGAGCCGGCATCCGGCTCCTCGAGGCCGGCGAGGATGCGTAGAAGAGTGGTCTTGCCGCAGCCGGACGGCCCCAGCAGGGTGAAGAACTCGCCGGCCTGGATGTTCAGGTCGACGCCGTCCAAGGCGACGGTATCGCGCCCGAAGCGTTTGTGCAGGCCCTGCATCTCGATCGAAGACGCCTTGTGGTTCGCCCGGTCGCGTTCATTGGCGGCCGGACGAGCGTCCGGATGGTCGGCAATCTCCGCCGTCATGGTCTCGCTCATGGAGGTACCCTCTTCGCTTGTAGTTGGCCTTATTCAGAGTCGGTCGCGCAGTTTGTAGAAATTGGTTGCCAGTACCAGCAGTGGCTTGCGCAGAGCGTGGCCGCCTGGGAACTGTCGATGTGGCATGGCGGAAAAGACATCGAAACGCTCGCTTTGGCCGGCGATGGCCTCGGCCATCAGCTTGCCGGCCAGCCCGGCCATGGCCATGCCATGGCCAGAGTAGCCTTGGGCATAGTAGAGATTATCGCCCAGACGACCGAAATCGGGCGCTCGATTGAGGGTGATCGCGACATCGCCGCCCCAGCGGTACTCGATGGGTACCCCCTCGAGTACCGGGAACAGCCGGGCAATCTTGGCGTCCATGCGCGCCTGAAGGCGCGGGGGCTCCCGGCCGTCGTAACTGACCTCGCCGCCGTAAATCAGACGTCGATCGGCGCTGAGTCGGTAATAGTCAAGTACGAAGTTGGCATCGGCCAGGGCGTCGTTTTTCGGTAGCACCTTTGCCGCTTGTGCCTCGCTCAGTGGCGCGGTGGCGATCATGTAGTTGGCGGCCTGCATGACGCGACCGGAGAGCTCCGGAACGAGGTCGCCGTGATAGGCATTAGTCGCCAGCACTACGAAATCGGCGGTCACGCTGCCGTGCTCAGTGGTGACCGTGGCCGGCTTACCGCGGCGGATCGTGCGCGCGGCGCTATGGGCATGCACGCGAACCCCGGCGCGCTGTGCTGCCCGGGCCAGGCCTAGGGTGTAGTTGAGGGGATGAAGGTGGCCGCCTTCCCGGTCGTATAGGGCCGCTGGATAGGCATCGGTGACGACGTGCTCGTGCAGGGCATCGCCCTCCAGCCACTCGAGAGCTTCGTAGCCGTAGTCACGGGCCATCTGTTCGCGGAAGGCCGTGAGTTCCTTGACATGACGCGGCTTGACCGCTGCGTGCAGGTAGCCCCAGGCCAGATCGCAGGGAATGGCATGGCGCTCGATTAACTCGGCGGTGAGGCGCACCGCCTCGCGGCTCATCTCCCACACCTCGCGGGCGCGAGGTAGCCCTAGGGCCTGCTGGACGGTGATGATGTCGGTGCCCAGCCCTGGCAGGATCTGTCCGCCGCTGCGTCCGGAGGCACCATGGCCGATATCGCCGGCTTCGAGCAATGTCACCGAGTAGCCACGCTCGGCCAGGTGCAAGGCCGTTGAGCAGCCTGTCACCCCGCCACCGATCACGCACACATCACTCCTTGTTTCGCCTTCAAGGGGCATGGCGGGTTCGAGCTCGACGGCGATGGAGGCCCGGTACCAAGAAACGGGGGTATCGGAGACGGTACTGCGCATAAATTCCATCCTGTTATTGTTGTGGAATAATTTACGAGAATACGACAAAAGTCTCACGCCAAGGAGGGAAAGTTCTCCTCGGAAAGGCTTGCGAGTCAGTTACCTTTCACTTATCCAGCTGATAGCCCTGCTCATGGCTTAGGTGCCTGCTCAAGTTGTGATGTTCATGTCGGCTCGGCGGTTGTTGATTCTCAAAAATCAAATTCCAAGCTTGTCGCGCAAGTTGTAGTACCAGGCGCCCATGGCGGTTAGCGGAATCTGCATGGCCCGTCCGCCAGGGAACGAGTGCTGGGGCAGGCTGGCGAAAATATCGAAGCGTTCTGCCTGGCCCTGAATCGCGTCACTGATCACTTTGCCTGCCAAGTGGGTGCAGGTGATGCCATGGCCGCTATACCCTTGTGCGTAGTAGATGTTTTTTCCGATGCGGCCGAATTGAGGCAATCGGGACAGCGTTAGCAGGAAGTTGCCGGTCCAGGCGAAGTCCACTTTTATGTCTTTCAACTCAGGGAAGGTCTTGAGCATATTCGGCATGATGAGGGCTTCGACTTGTTCTGGCTCGCGGGCACCGTAGGTAACGCCGCCGCCGTAGATCAGCCGGCCGTCGCCGGACAGGCGGAAATAGTCAAGGAGGTAGTTGCAGTCCTCGACGCAGTTATCTTTCGGGAGCAAGCGCTGCTGCACGCTTTCCGGTAGTGGTTCGGTGGTGATGATCTGGGTACCGCAGGGGATGGCCTTGGATTCCAGTTTTGGCAGCAGGCCATTGAGGTAGGCGTTACCGGCGACTAGTACGTAGTCTGCTTCAACGTCGCCTTCCTCGGTATGGATGATCGGCTTGTCGCCTTCATGAATCCGCAATGCGGGGGAGTTCTCGTAGATGGTCCCGCCCAAGGATTCTACGGCGGCGGCTTCACCGAGTACCAGGTTCAGTGGGTGGAAATGCCCACCGCTGTGATCGATCAGGCCGCCAGTGTAGCGTTTGCTCCCAACGTATTGCTGGATGGCATGTTCGTCGAGCAGCT
This region includes:
- a CDS encoding ABC transporter permease, yielding MSFPGAVPTARSRAMVRETRHLLFTVTPGAFWIFTFLVLPSAYLMGVAFMTNGPYGLPQMPLSLDSFERLAGVGFLGWSPGNLYTLLRSLWQTLVSTVLVVIIAYPVAYYITTCREKWRPILLLLVVVPSWTNQVIRAFGWMNLLAPGTPLSNLAESLGLVAPNMGLYPSNFAVTLGLVYNFLPFMVLPLYAAFEKLDTAQVQAAQDLYASPVRAFWHAVFPQTLPGLLAGTVLVAIPAFGMYVIPELLGGGKGMMLGNLVANQFSGSSNWPLGAAGAILMLIATFIGLFAMRRIGKRLGGGEEVVI
- a CDS encoding ABC transporter ATP-binding protein produces the protein MSETMTAEIADHPDARPAANERDRANHKASSIEMQGLHKRFGRDTVALDGVDLNIQAGEFFTLLGPSGCGKTTLLRILAGLEEPDAGSLVVGGKNITEMPPHQRSVNTVFQSYALFPHLSVRENLAFGLKMRGMPAAERHSKVDEIADFIKLGDLVDRHVDQLSGGQRQRIALARALICEPDVLLLDEPLSALDAGLRSQLQVELLRVQKRLGMTFVFVTHDQQEAMVMSDRIAVLNGGTIQQVGAPREVYERPVNAFVAHFMGHDNLYPISARKGDRLITALGELTAEDAGDGELLLIRPETLDLLPGAVEGHNHLTATVAERLYRGSHAEFRLAIADTTLQATVNNRGRHLPEVGETVTVAVAPEDLVTLSE
- a CDS encoding NAD(P)/FAD-dependent oxidoreductase, with translation MRSTVSDTPVSWYRASIAVELEPAMPLEGETRSDVCVIGGGVTGCSTALHLAERGYSVTLLEAGDIGHGASGRSGGQILPGLGTDIITVQQALGLPRAREVWEMSREAVRLTAELIERHAIPCDLAWGYLHAAVKPRHVKELTAFREQMARDYGYEALEWLEGDALHEHVVTDAYPAALYDREGGHLHPLNYTLGLARAAQRAGVRVHAHSAARTIRRGKPATVTTEHGSVTADFVVLATNAYHGDLVPELSGRVMQAANYMIATAPLSEAQAAKVLPKNDALADANFVLDYYRLSADRRLIYGGEVSYDGREPPRLQARMDAKIARLFPVLEGVPIEYRWGGDVAITLNRAPDFGRLGDNLYYAQGYSGHGMAMAGLAGKLMAEAIAGQSERFDVFSAMPHRQFPGGHALRKPLLVLATNFYKLRDRL
- a CDS encoding NAD(P)/FAD-dependent oxidoreductase, which translates into the protein MVREQTVLATSHPHSYYAASANDKRVRPTLKGHVKADICIVGAGFTGVSTALHMAENGYKVVVLEGNRVGFGASGRNGGQIVNSYSRDIDFIEHHYGQKVGAEMGRMAFEGGRILHRFVKDYDIQCDLKEGGIFAACNRKQFDELVAKKKLWEAHGHEQLELLDEHAIQQYVGSKRYTGGLIDHSGGHFHPLNLVLGEAAAVESLGGTIYENSPALRIHEGDKPIIHTEEGDVEADYVLVAGNAYLNGLLPKLESKAIPCGTQIITTEPLPESVQQRLLPKDNCVEDCNYLLDYFRLSGDGRLIYGGGVTYGAREPEQVEALIMPNMLKTFPELKDIKVDFAWTGNFLLTLSRLPQFGRIGKNIYYAQGYSGHGITCTHLAGKVISDAIQGQAERFDIFASLPQHSFPGGRAMQIPLTAMGAWYYNLRDKLGI